A stretch of Lachancea thermotolerans CBS 6340 chromosome D complete sequence DNA encodes these proteins:
- the IMD3 gene encoding IMP dehydrogenase IMD3 (highly similar to uniprot|P50094 Saccharomyces cerevisiae IMD4 and to YLR432W uniprot|P50095 Saccharomyces cerevisiae IMD3 and to YHR216W uniprot|P38697 Saccharomyces cerevisiae IMD2, Inosine monophosphate dehydrogenase, catalyzes the first step of GMP biosynthesis, expression is induced by mycophenolic acid resulting in resistance to the drug, expression is repressed by nutrient limitation), with amino-acid sequence MSFKDCSKALEYLKSYEEKDGLSAEQLMDSNIRGGLTYNDFLILPGKIDFPSSVVNLQTKITKKITLNTPFVSSPMDTVTESEMAIQMALLGGIGIIHHNCSPEQQAAMVRKVKKFENGFINSPIVVSPTTTVAEAKAMRAKFGFCGFPVTESGSLPSKLIGIVTSRDIQFIEDDTLTIAEIMTKDLVTANVGVTLSEGNEILKNTKKGKLPIIDKDGNLVSMLSRTDLMKNQSYPLASKSATTKQLLCGASIGTIDADKDRLSLMVKAGLDVVVVDSSQGNSIFQLNMIKWIKETYPDLQIIAGNVVTREQAASLIQAGCDGLRIGMGSGSICITQEVMACGRPQGTAVYNVTKFANQFGVPCMADGGIGNIGHIVKALALGASCVMMGGMLAGTTESPGEYFFQDGKRLKTYRGMGSVDAMQKTDKKGNASTSRYFSESDKVFVAQGVSGAVVDKGSINKFIPYLYNGLQHSCQDIGVRSLTELREQVDNSTIRFEFRTASAQLEGGIQNLHSYEKRLHN; translated from the exons atgtctttcaaagattgtTCTAAAGCCCTAGAGTACTTGAAATCGTACGAGGAGAAGGATGGGTTGTCCGCGGAGCAGCTCATGGACTCCAACATCAGAGGCGGTCTGACCTACAATGACTTTCTGATCCTGCCCGGCAAGATCGACTTCCCTTCGTCGGTGGTCAACTTGCAGACCAAGATCACCAAGAAGATCACGTTGAACACGCCTTTCGTGTCCTCGCCTATGGACACTGTGACAGAGTCCGAGATGGCCATCCAGATGGCGCTGCTCGGTGGTATTGGTATCATCCACCACAACTGCTCGCCCGAGCAGCAGGCTGCGATGGTGAGAaaggtcaagaagtttgagaaCGGGTTCATCAACTCGCCTATCGTGGTGAGCCCCACCACCACGGTCGCCGAGGCCAAGGCCATGCGCGCCAAGTTCGGCTTCTGTGGTTTCCCAGTGACTG AATCCGGTTCTTTGCCAAGCAAGCTGATCGGTATCGTCACCTCTCGTGACATTCAGTTCATCGAGGACGACACCCTAACCATCGCCGAGATTATGACCAAGGACCTGGTTACCGCCAACGTCGGTGTCACCCTGTCGGAGGGTAACGAGATCCTGAAGAACACCAAGAAGGGTAAGCTGCCAATCATCGACAAGGACGGCAACCTGGTCTCCATGTTGTCCAGAACtgacttgatgaagaaccAGTCCTACCCTCTCGCCTCCAAGTCTGCCACCACCAAGCAACTTCTGTGTGGTGCCTCCATCGGCACTATCGATGCTGACAAGGATAGATTGTCTCTGATGGTCAAGGCCGGTCTAGACGTTGTTGTCGTCGACTCCTCCCAGGGTAACTCCATCTTTCAGTTGAACATGATCAAGTGGATCAAGGAGACCTACCCGGACCTACAGATCATCGCCGGTAACGTCGTCACCAGAGAGCAGGCCGCTTCTCTGATCCAAGCCGGTTGCGACGGTTTGAGAATCGGTATGGGTTCCGGTTCCATCTGTATCACCCAGGAAGTCATGGCCTGTGGTAGACCTCAGGGTACCGCCGTCTACAACGTCACCAAGTTCGCCAACCAGTTTGGCGTCCCATGTATGGCTGACGGTGGTATCGGTAACATCGGTCACATTGTCAAGGCTTTGGCCTTGGGTGCCTCCTGTGTGATGATGGGCGGTATGCTCGCAGGTACCACTGAGTCTCCAGGTGAGTACTTCTTCCAGGACGGTAAGCGTCTGAAGACTTACCGTGGTATGGGTTCCGTCGACGCCATGCAAAAGACCGACAAGAAGGGCAACGCCTCCACTTCCCGTTACTTCTCCGAGTCCGACAAGGTCTTTGTCGCTCAGGGTGTCTCCGGTGCTGTTGTTGACAAGGGTTCTATCAACAAGTTCATTCCTTACCTGTACAACGGTCTGCAGCACTCTTGCCAGGACATTGGTGTTAGATCCTTGACGGAATTGAGGGAGCAGGTCGACAACAGCACCATCAGATTCGAGTTCAGAACTGCTTCTGCTCAACTCGAGGGTGGTATTCAGAACTTACACTCTTACGAGAAGCGTCTGCACAACTAA
- the TSR2 gene encoding Tsr2p (similar to uniprot|Q06672 Saccharomyces cerevisiae YLR435W TSR2 Protein with a potential role in pre-rRNA processing), with product MSSNIDEAAYVEAGNGQACLAFKDEKQEARFELGVSMMVYKWDALSIAVENGWGGPESAEKRDWVTAVIVDLFKSEKIVDVTLIEETLLYAMADEFDTNVEDDSALPIAAGIIEIYKQCDAQDFSTVEKLYLDWTEKQKSKGSKRIVQVEEDPLNPDASDSEEEEEEVDGEFEDDDSMAVDEVPEINTEPVVDEDGFELVQKKGRRRHN from the coding sequence ATGTCTTCAAATATCGACGAAGCTGCTTATGTGGAAGCCGGAAATGGCCAAGCTTGTTtagctttcaaagacgaaaagcaagaagctcgGTTCGAGCTAGGTGTGTCAATGATGGTGTACAAGTGGGATGCACTTTCCATTGCAGTCGAGAACGGATGGGGTGGGCCTGAATCTGCTGAAAAAAGGGACTGGGTCACTGCTGTGATTGTGgatcttttcaagtctGAGAAAATAGTTGATGTAACGTTGATTGAGGAAACGTTGCTGTATGCTATGGCAGACGAATTCGACACCAATGTCGAAGACGACTCAGCACTTCCCATCGCTGCTGGCATAATTGAGATATACAAGCAGTGCGATGCCCAAGATTTTTCGACGGTTGAGAAACTATACCTCGACTGGACtgagaaacaaaagagTAAGGGAAGCAAGCGCATTGTGCAAGTTGAGGAAGATCCACTGAATCCAGATGCCTCTGACagcgaggaagaggaagaggaagtgGATGGCGAATTTGAAGACGACGACAGCATGGCGGTTGACGAGGTGCCTGAAATCAACACGGAACCTGTTGTGGACGAAGACGGATTTGAGCTTGTACAGAAGAAGGGTAGAAGGAGACACAACTAG
- the CNA1 gene encoding calcineurin catalytic subunit A (similar to uniprot|P14747 Saccharomyces cerevisiae YML057W CMP2 calmodulin binding protein and to YLR433C uniprot|P23287 Saccharomyces cerevisiae YLR433C CNA1 calmodulin binding protein), with protein sequence MSKDISKAQENTKKINAALKIIKNKPGECDNSSGKTTADLTTYTLENGTRVSTKERVCSSVRPVALGTPTDAELFQGNGLPNHDFLREHFRREGRLSETQVLRILKMATDCLSREPNLLQVPAPVTVCGDIHGQFYDLLKLFEVGGDPQKTPYLFLGDYVDRGSFSIECLLYLYSLKLNFNQHFWLLRGNHECKHLTSYFTFKSECLHKYNLKIYESCCQSFNALPLAAVMNGQYFCVHGGISPELRSLDDINRMDRFKEIPSRGLMCDLMWADPTETYDEDADDPSGTKFVPNSVRGCSFAFTYQAACEFLQKTGLLSIIRAHEAQDAGYRMYKNTETLGFPSLLTLFSAPNYLDAYKNKAAVLNYSNNVMNIRQFNMSPHPYWLPNFMDVFTWSLPFVGEKVTEMLVSILNICTEEELEEETPMIQEDVGKADVAYKNSQETTSGVSGAKPTSSILNNEAKRRALRSKIMAIAKVSRMYSILREESEKVEYLKTINAGILPRGALAHGPEGLKEALSTFEKARREDLVNERLPPKLQEVDKQRNDYYKQIVREKNGS encoded by the coding sequence ATGTCAAAAGACATAAGCAAGGCCCAGGAAAAtaccaaaaaaatcaatGCAGCCCTGAAGATAATCAAAAATAAACCCGGGGAATGCGACAACTCTTCCGGAAAGACAACAGCAGACCTAACAACGTACACTCTTGAGAACGGAACACGGGTTTCTACAAAGGAAAGAGTATGTAGCTCTGTCCGTCCTGTCGCATTGGGCACTCCCACGGACGCGGAGCTCTTCCAGGGGAACGGGCTCCCAAACCACGactttttgagagagcATTTTCGTCGCGAGGGCCGTTTGAGTGAGACTCAAGTGCTGCGGATATTGAAGATGGCTACAGACTGCCTATCCCGCGAACCCAACCTTCTTCAGGTGCCTGCTCCTGTCACGGTGTGTGGTGACATTCATGGGCAGTTCTACGATTTGCTGAAATTATTTGAGGTGGGCGGAGACCCCCAGAAGACGCCTTACCTATTTTTGGGCGATTATGTCGATCGAGGCTCATTTTCTATCGAGTGTCTGTTGTATCTTTACAGTTTGAAGCTGAACTTTAACCAACACTTTTGGTTACTAAGAGGCAATCATGAATGCAAGCACTTAACCTCCTATTTCACGTTCAAGAGCGAATGCCTGCATAAATACAACCTCAAAATTTACGAATCCTGCTGTCAATCGTTCAATGCCTTGCCTTTGGCTGCCGTTATGAATGGCCAGTACTTCTGTGTTCATGGCGGTATATCTCCAGAACTTCGGTCGCTGGATGATATCAATAGAATGGACCGGTTCAAGGAAATACCTTCTCGTGGATTGATGTGCGATTTGATGTGGGCAGATCCTACAGAGACTTACGACGAAGACGCAGACGATCCTTCAGGAACGAAATTCGTTCCAAACTCTGTGAGAGGATGTTCGTTTGCCTTCACTTATCAAGCTGCGTGCGAATTCTTACAAAAAACTGGGCTGCTTTCTATTATAAGAGCACACGAAGCACAAGATGCTGGGTACAGAATGTACAAGAATACAGAAACATTAGGGTTTCCGAGCTTGCTGACGTTGTTTAGCGCCCCCAATTATCTAGACGCTTACAAAAATAAAGCGGCGGTGCTTAACTACTCTAACAACGTCATGAACATAAGACAATTTAACATGTCGCCACATCCATATTGGCTTCCTAACTTTATGGACGTATTTACTTGGTCTTTGCCATTTGTCGGAGAAAAGGTTACCGAAATGTTGGTTTCCATCCTGAACATCTGCacagaggaagagctggaggaagAGACACCAATGATCCAGGAGGACGTGGGGAAGGCTGATGTTGCCTACAAGAATAGCCAAGAAACGACATCAGGTGTCTCCGGAGCAAAGCCTACTTCGTCCATATTAAACAACGAAGCTAAAAGACGCGCGTTGAGAAGCAAGATCATGGCAATCGCGAAGGTTTCACGGATGTACTCAATTCTGAGGGAAGAAAGTGAGAAGGTCGAGTATCTCAAGACAATCAACGCAGGAATATTGCCAAGGGGTGCATTAGCACACGGCCCCGAAGGGCTGAAGGAAGCACTGTCGACATTCGAAAAAGCGCGCCGCGAGGACTTGGTCAACGAAAGACTACCGCCAAAGCTGCAAGAAGTTGACAAGCAGCGTAACGATTATTACAAGCAAATCGTAAGGGAAAAGAATGGTAGTTAA
- the ECM30 gene encoding Ecm30p (weakly similar to uniprot|Q06673 Saccharomyces cerevisiae YLR436C ECM30 Non-essential protein of unknown function): MGQSDSKLTQYRDHIFQLADPGVLPLYSPSAHPRDIIRCYNDPLSQNGLTGEVEDGAGDALPDEELFSPVFSAFASSDAEARDVYSVVSTQELRLIFQSNQANFISLVRFFAFKIHALACQLQHCDDVDEFRARRAELLSSVRIMTKIMPVFFEMDTDQSLEDSLFWSRDSSQALQCGELPAPVVVPKLNVNHAPTESQAVVPLGVALLQACVKLLFMQGFTLPLSKPQLDELGKTSFLLWENGINTSESNYRPPSPKLDSNRLEVLRLLLTVSSKELYSNHIPKFLCVLTTSLPEFHIICLASSLLNLVCRSCRNNEENNGLNYPPNSYHTSCKSTNMRALRKALAAASAQMLNLSLLCSIEGPRRSEIYLFLYGLNLYSTNYEIKNLVSSYLGTLNREFDLKFILISLVTLLKRPIDRAIENESNPFSLLNGSSNASTKQGKGPTKKNGHSRSNSAKGASSKSNLSRLPRSTLQVTTLLWELMKCNKSFENYVADKYANKLLLVCIFHIKYYSDSPDWRTSLIPAISGFAIYLSSKKLVFSKMSFCFNVNYYTNKLPNFFKLSVGDVNHLTYRDFAIIHLSNIAMNQVHENLFLDPNLIEIIYNLLPMAHEKDGGELVQLSSERSNKLTGLSYNACVALLQLISKMTSKNYLTTFAGEKGDPDSSGNSSDATINKPDEKAKPYAFSPGFKLDTLALLLHAFNSCIFNYFRDSKHLLFVLCRHARVVQRLDEILQEISSEINYVYDRQDSRASLKPNSLFISDFFDDSLPYDVRISQANTGLQSFSGSEYSLMEKAQLQSLLFFDAEKTYSEEVEATAERIANGSPNKTIELFEHSDKEHNPILSSTELLLALRPIRPLGLSFKSKLKTRKEGPLKDSWLGSQTLSILKRTVKIVNKMFPEIPQVTTATYIPLLRKLLESESFLKKELSHAMPYETKISIKVTNPLLISWEHSAPASRWYLSILWADIFNYNSVPFISAYTKENSQQDAFLQHQNQSLSQPQTPRLERHNSQGSSLSRTNSNSSSISTFFLHQEPESASNSAPNSPSVGSSFSSWLNNKYQAGSQNNERSSLFRFSWAGFQKNPQDEKICEEISNEPEDDLVSPEGSFVLDMGLLKPNIWVGTRVELFKTKVDERENYSLMEMTSNFLRKLRLGNSWGVNAPDGVMVTPGTLAPGTARSWTPRNSMIGNGTASLQRHPNGSSK; encoded by the coding sequence ATGGGCCAGTCTGATTCGAAACTTACGCAGTACCGGGACCACATTTTCCAACTCGCAGACCCGGGCGTTCTACCTTTGTATTCACCCTCGGCACATCCGCGAGATATTATTCGCTGCTACAATGACCCTCTGTCGCAAAACGGCCTCACGGGCGAGGTCGAGGATGGAGCCGGCGACGCACTGCCGGACGAGGAGCTGTTCTCGCCAGTATTCAGCGCATTCGCAAGCTCGGACGCCGAGGCGCGCGATGTGTATTCTGTGGTTTCCACGCAGGAATTGCGGCTCATCTTCCAATCTAACCAggccaacttcatcagcCTGGTGCGGTTTTTTGCATTCAAGATCCACGCGCTCGCGTGCCAGCTGCAGCATTGTGACGACGTGGACGAGTTTCGTGCGCGCAGGGCCGAGCTGCTCAGCAGCGTCCGCATCATGACCAAGATCATGCCCGTATTCTTCGAAATGGATACGGACCAGAGCCTCGAGGACTCGCTCTTCTGGAGCCGAGATAGCTCGCAGGCCCTCCAATGTGGCGAGCTTCCCGCTCCCGTTGTCGTCCCCAAACTTAATGTCAACCACGCTCCTACCGAGTCCCAGGCGGTTGTGCCGCTTGGAGTGGCCCTGCTGCAGGCGTGCGTCAAGTTGCTTTTCATGCAGGGCTTCACGCtgcctctttcaaagcccCAGCTCGACGAGCTCGGCAAAACATCCTTCCTGCTTTGGGAAAATGGCATCAACACGTCGGAGAGTAATTATAGACCACCCAGTCCTAAACTGGACTCCAACAGACTGGAGGTCCTGCGGCTCCTGTTGACTGTTTCCTCAAAAGAACTATACTCCAATCATATCCCCAAATTTCTGTGCGTGCTCACCACATCCCTACCAGAGTTCCACATTATATGCCTGGCATCCTCTCTCTTGAACCTTGTGTGCCGCTCTTGCCGCAATAACGAGGAGAACAACGGCCTGAACTACCCTCCAAACTCTTATCATACTTCTTGCAAGAGCACGAACATGAGAGCGTTACGCAAGGCCcttgctgcagcttctgcgCAAATGTTGAACCTTTCCCTTTTATGCTCCATCGAGGGGCCGAGACGGAGCGAGATTTACCTCTTTCTCTATGGGCTAAATCTTTACTCTACTAATTACGAGATCAAGAACCTAGTCTCCTCTTATTTGGGGACATTGAACCGGGAATTTGATCTGAAGTTCATATTGATCAGCCTGGTGACACTTCTCAAGAGGCCCATCGACCGAGCCATCGAAAACGAATCTAATCCCTTTTCTCTTCTCAACGGCTCTTCGAACGCCAGCACCAAACAAGGTAAAGGCCCAACGAAAAAGAACGGCCATTCCCGCAGTAATTCAGCAAAGGGCGCGTCTTCCAAAAGCAACCTTTCTCGTTTGCCAAGGTCCACTTTGCAAGTTACGACGTTACTTTGGGAATTAATGAAGTGCAACAAGTCATTCGAGAACTACGTCGCAGATAAGTACGCTAACAAGCTACTGCTGGTCTGTATATTCCACATCAAATACTACTCCGACTCGCCGGATTGGCGAACAAGCTTAATACCTGCCATATCTGGATTTGCCATATACTTGTCatcgaagaagctggtaTTTTCCAAGATGTCCTTTTGTTTCAATGTTAACTATTATACCAACAAGTTAcccaactttttcaaattgtCCGTTGGGGACGTTAATCACTTGACGTACCGCGACTTTGCAATTATCCACTTATCTAACATTGCAATGAACCAGGTCCATGAAAATCTGTTTTTGGATCCCAACTTGATTGAAATAATTTACAACCTGCTTCCCATGGCTCATGAAAAGGATGGTGGGGAGCTGGTTCAACTTTCTTCCGAAAGAAGTAATAAGCTTACTGGCTTAAGCTACAACGCATGCGTGGCTCTTTTACAGctgatttcaaagatgacTTCCAAGAACTACTTGACTACTTTCGCTGGCGAAAAAGGTGATCCCGATAGTTCCGGAAATTCTTCAGACGCGACGATTAACAAACCTGATGAAAAAGCAAAACCCTACGCCTTTTCTCCTGGGTTCAAACTTGACACTTtagctcttcttcttcatgcATTCAACAGCTGCATTTTCAATTACTTCAGAGACTCCAAACATTTGTTATTCGTGCTTTGCCGGCACGCTCGCGTCGTCCAACGCTTAGACGAAATACTCCAAGAGATTTCTTCAGAGATTAATTACGTTTATGATAGACAAGATTCTCGGGCGTCCTTGAAGCCAAACAGTCTCTTCATCAgtgacttttttgacgatTCATTGCCTTACGATGTTCGCATCAGTCAGGCCAATACGGGCCTGCAATCTTTCTCAGGGAGCGAGTACAGTTTGATGGAAAAGGCTCAACTACAGtcgcttttgttttttgacgCAGAAAAGACTTATTCTGAGGAGGTCGAGGCTACTGCCGAGCGAATTGCGAACGGGTCTCCAAACAAAACaattgaactttttgaacacTCGGATAAGGAACACAACCCAATCTTGTCTTCGACAGAGCTGCTCCTTGCTCTCAGACCCATTAGACCACTCGGCTTAAGTTTTAAGAGTAAActgaaaacaagaaaggAGGGTCCTCTGAAAGATAGCTGGCTAGGGTCTCAGACTCTCTccatcttgaaaagaaccGTCAAAATTGTAAACAAAATGTTTCCAGAGATCCCTCAAGTTACAACCGCGACCTATATTCCATTGCTTCGTAAGTTGCTGGAATCtgagagcttcttgaaaaaggagcTCTCTCATGCAATGCCATACGAAACAAAGATCAGCATCAAGGTCACTAATCCCCTTCTAATAAGTTGGGAACACAGTGCGCCAGCTTCTCGTTGGTATTTATCCATTCTCTGGGCCGACATTTTCAACTACAACAGCGTCCCGTTTATTAGCGCGTACACAAAAGAGAACTCACAACAAGATGCATTCTTACAGCATCAGAACCAGTCACTCTCGCAACCCCAAACACCAAGATTAGAAAGACACAATTCACAAGGGTCATCGCTTTCTAGGACGAACAGTAATAGTAGCTCTATCTCCACATTTTTTCTGCACCAGGAGCCCGAATCCGCATCTAATAGTGCCCCAAACAGCCCAAGCGTAGGCTCAAGCTTCTCATCATGGCTGAACAACAAGTACCAAGCCGGAAGCCAGAATAACGAGCGTTCTTCGCTCTTTAGATTTTCATGGGCAGGCTTTCAGAAAAATCCTCAAGATGAGAAGATTTGCGAAGAAATTAGCAATGAGCCAGAGGATGATCTAGTTTCTCCGGAGggttcttttgttttggaCATGGGATTGCTCAAACCCAACATATGGGTTGGTACCAGAGtggagctcttcaaaacgAAGGTCGATGAGAGAGAGAACTACAGTTTGATGGAAATGACTTCCAACTTTCTGAGAAAGCTAAGACTCGGTAACAGTTGGGGCGTTAACGCCCCTGACGGAGTCATGGTGACGCCGGGGACTTTGGCTCCGGGTACTGCGCGTTCATGGACCCCACGAAATTCCATGATAGGAAACGGGACCGCGTCTCTACAAAGGCATCCCAATGGGAGCTCAAAATAG
- the CAR2 gene encoding ornithine-oxo-acid transaminase (highly similar to uniprot|P07991 Saccharomyces cerevisiae YLR438W CAR2 L-ornithine transaminase (OTAse) catalyzes the second step of arginine degradation expression is dually-regulated by allophanate induction and a specific arginine induction process not nitrogen catabolite repression sensitive), which produces MASVNVNLSSKQTVELEQEYSAHNYHPLPVVFHKALGAHVWDPEGKEYLDFLSAYSAVNQGHCHPEIIAALVDQASKLTLSSRAFSNDVFAAFAKYVTEYFNYEMMLPMNTGAEAVETALKLARRWGYMKKGIPDNQAIILGAHSNFHGRTFGAISLSTDEDSRNKFGPFLENTTSKIPGTTDRYLRYGVVEDVELAFQNAGDCIAALIVEPIQGEAGIVVPRADYLTKVQQLCRKYNVLLICDEIQTGIARTGKMLCYEHSPDVKPDIILLGKAISGGVLPVSCVLSSKDIMLCFEPGSHGSTYGGNPLASRVAIAALEVVRKENLVQRAQDLGEFLQGELEKLRDSSNGIISEVRGKGLLTAIVIDPKRANGRSAWDLCLLMKDQGVLAKPTHEHIIRLAPPLVISKEDLLKGVDAIRKSLELLPTVEKAAH; this is translated from the coding sequence ATGGCATCCGTTAACGTAAACCTATCTTCTAAGCAGACGGTCGAGCTCGAGCAGGAGTACTCGGCCCACAACTACCACCCTCTCCCTGTGGTGTTCCACAAAGCGCTCGGCGCGCACGTATGGGACCCTGAGGGCAAGGAATACCTGGACTTTTTGTCGGCGTACTCGGCGGTCAACCAGGGCCACTGCCACCCAGAGATCATCGCCGCGCTGGTGGACCAGGCGTCGAAGCTGACCCTGTCGTCGCGTGCGTTCTCCAACGACGTGTTCGCCGCGTTCGCTAAGTACGTTACCGAGTACTTCAACTACGAGATGATGCTGCCCATGAACACCGGTGCGGAGGCGGTCGAGACCGCCTTGAAGCTCGCCAGACGCTGGGGCTACATGAAGAAGGGCATCCCCGATAACCAGGCCATCATCCTGGGTGCGCACAGCAACTTCCACGGCCGTACCTTCGGCGCGATCTCTCTCTCCACCGACGAAGACTCGCGTAACAAGTTCGGCCCCTTCCTGGAAAACACCACCTCCAAGATCCCCGGCACCACCGACAGATACCTGCGCTACGGCGTGGTGGAGGACGTGGAGCTGGCTTTCCAAAACGCCGGCGACTGCATCGCTGCGCTGATCGTCGAGCCCATCCAGGGTGAGGCCGGTATCGTGGTCCCCAGGGCCGACTACTTGACCAAGGTCCAGCAGCTGTGCCGCAAATACAACGTTTTGTTGATCTGCGATGAGATCCAGACCGGTATCGCTAGAACTGGTAAGATGCTGTGCTACGAGCACTCTCCAGACGTGAAGCCAGACATTATCTTGCTGGGCAAAGCCATTTCCGGCGGTGTCTTGCCAGTCTCCTGTGTCTTGTCTTCTAAGGACATCATGTTGTGCTTCGAGCCTGGCTCTCACGGCTCCACCTACGGTGGTAACCCACTGGCTTCGCGTGTTGCAATTGCGGCCCTTGAAGTTGTGAGAAAAGAGAACTTGGTTCAAAGAGCCCAAGACTTGGGCGAGTTCCTGCAGGGCgagcttgagaagctgcggGACTCTTCGAACGGCATTATTTCTGAGGTTCGCGGTAAGGGCCTGCTGACTGCTATTGTGATCGACCCTAAGCGTGCCAACGGCAGATCCGCCTGGGACCTCTGTCTCCTGATGAAGGACCAGGGAGTTTTGGCCAAGCCCACTCACGAGCACATCATCAGATTGGCACCACCTTTGGTTATCTCAAAGGAGGATTTGCTGAAGGGTGTGGACGCCATCAGAAAATCTTTGGAGCTATTGCCAACCGTGGAAAAGGCGGCTCACTAG
- the DIF1 gene encoding Dif1p (weakly similar to uniprot|O13577 Saccharomyces cerevisiae YLR437C Hypothetical ORF) — protein MTESPQKRHLGQGIERQNEQYACQGALSTIGMRIRQSVDRGYQVSGAAPAPAARTAASCVQDNSELTIPDYKRVPMPSSKQAPMLVNSRTVSSSSSLEMWENQLDERLEHIDNDIMRNKRAFEQVEDW, from the coding sequence ATGACAGAATCACCACAAAAGAGACACCTAGGCCAGGGTATTGAGAGACAGAACGAGCAGTACGCGTGCCAGGGCGCGCTGTCGACCATAGGCATGCGCATCCGCCAGTCCGTGGACCGTGGCTACCAAGTCAGCGgcgcggcgcccgcgcccgccgcgcgcaCCGCTGCTTCATGCGTGCAGGACAACTCGGAACTCACGATCCCCGACTACAAGCGCGTGCCCATGCCAAGCTCCAAGCAGGCGCCTATGCTGGTCAACTCGCGTACGgtctccagctccagctcccTCGAGATGTGGGAGAACCAGCTAGACGAGCGCCTCGAGCACATCGACAACGACATCATGCGCAACAAGCGCGCTTTCGAGCAAGTTGAGGACTGGTAA